From a single Terriglobales bacterium genomic region:
- a CDS encoding ABC transporter permease, with protein MRRLRPGRLLLAGVAGLVYLFLQLPLLIVFPISFSSAQYLQFPPPGWSLQWYERYLNSPNWLTPTWLSLEVAVATTVLSLLLGVPLAFGLTRARFWGRDAIEKLSMAPIVVPTIVLSIALYGLFAKLRLIGVWYGIAVAHTLLALPFVVALVVAGLRDFDVNQELAALGLGASLWRAVWHVTLPQIRPSLVSAAFLAFISSFDELVVAMFLGGANMTLPKKMFDNIRMEIDPTIAAISALQIVLVSALLALAARFGRGGGMPGR; from the coding sequence ATGAGGCGCTTGCGCCCGGGCCGGCTGCTGCTCGCCGGCGTCGCGGGCCTGGTCTATCTGTTTTTGCAGCTCCCGCTGTTGATCGTGTTCCCGATCTCGTTCAGCTCGGCGCAATACCTGCAGTTCCCCCCGCCTGGCTGGTCGCTGCAGTGGTACGAACGCTACCTGAACAGCCCGAACTGGCTGACGCCGACCTGGCTGAGCCTGGAGGTCGCGGTGGCGACGACGGTGCTGTCGCTACTGCTCGGGGTGCCGCTCGCGTTCGGTCTCACGCGGGCGCGGTTCTGGGGCCGGGACGCGATCGAGAAGCTGTCCATGGCGCCGATCGTCGTGCCCACGATCGTGCTGTCGATCGCCCTCTATGGCCTGTTCGCCAAGCTCAGGCTGATCGGCGTGTGGTACGGCATCGCGGTCGCCCACACCTTGCTCGCGCTTCCGTTCGTGGTGGCGCTGGTCGTTGCGGGCTTGCGCGACTTCGACGTGAATCAGGAGCTGGCGGCGCTCGGCCTCGGCGCGAGCCTCTGGCGCGCGGTGTGGCACGTCACCTTGCCGCAGATCCGACCGAGCCTGGTCTCCGCCGCCTTCCTGGCGTTCATCTCCTCGTTCGACGAGCTGGTGGTGGCGATGTTCCTCGGCGGAGCCAACATGACGCTGCCGAAGAAGATGTTCGACAACATCCGCATGGAGATCGATCCAACGATCGCGGCGATCTCGGCGTTGCAGATCGTCCTCGTCTCTGCGTTGCTTGCGCTGGCGGCGCGCTTCGGCAGGGGCGGAGGAATGCCGGGCCGTTGA